A section of the Alligator mississippiensis isolate rAllMis1 chromosome 8, rAllMis1, whole genome shotgun sequence genome encodes:
- the KCND1 gene encoding potassium voltage-gated channel subfamily D member 1 isoform X2: protein MAAGVAAWLPLARAAAVGWLPLAQQPLPPPPPLPPGHGPNPRPTAGPERLVLNVSGRRFETWRATLERYPDTLLGGAERDFFYDEEAGEIFLDRDPEVFRYVLNFYRTGHLHCPRHECIQAYDEELSFYGLAPELVGDCCLEDYRDRKKENLERLAEDEEAEGLAEAASQPPSAASPPPSARQRLWRAFENPHASTTALVFYYVTGFFIAVSVVANVVETIPCRVSSGFSSSSSFSSAAVAQAVPCGDRYPLAFFCMDTACVLIFTGEYLLRLFAAPSRCRFARSVMSVIDVVAILPYYISLAVPDNEDLSGAFVTLRVFRVFRIFKFSRHSQGLRILGYTLQSCASELGFLLFSLTMAIVIFATVMFYAEKSTPGTNFTSIPAAFWYTIVTMTTLGYGDMVPSTIAGKIFGSICSLSGVLVIALPVPVIVSNFSRIYHQNQRADKRRAQQKVRLARIRLAKSGTTKAFLQYKHSNDLEELDGHPQAPGLRTCSAFELQHHHLLHCLEKTTNHEFAAERGVSPGARSGRSLSLSSSGAPSPGGSCCPRRPRHRPLRLGSTPSGSRAIAQELSTLQGLKGPAHRCLGSVRPRCLYSTQSRCLSSAFLDATVLSSPDTWDPPVLDT from the exons atggcagcaggagtggcagcctggctccccctagCCCGAGCAGCAGCTGTCGGCTGGctccccctggcccagcagcccctgcccccacctcctcccctgccaccaggcCATGGCCCCAATCCCCGGCCCACCGCAGGGCCTGAGCGCCTGGTGCTGAATGTAAGCGGACGGCGGTTTGAGACGTGGCGGGCCACGCTGGAGCGCTACCCAGACACGCTGCTGGGGGGCGCCGAGCGGGACTTCTTCTATGATGAGGAGGCTGGTGAGATCTTCCTGGACCGTGATCCTGAGGTCTTCCGCTATGTACTCAACTTCTACCGCACTGGGCACCTCCACTGCCCCCGACATGAATGCATCCAGGCCTATGACGAAGAGCTCAGCTTCTATGGCCTCGCCCCTGAGCTGGTGGGTGACTGCTGCCTGGAAGACTACCGTGACCGCAAGAAGGAGAACCTTGAGCGACTGGCTGAG GATGAGGAGGCCGAAGGCCTGGCAGAAGCAGCCTCACAGCCCCCATCGGCAGCTTCTCCGCCCCCCTCAGCTCGACAGCGCCTGTGGCGGGCCTTTGAGAACCCCCATGCCAGCACCACAGCCCTGGTCTTCTACTATGTCACTGGCTTCTTCATCGCTGTCTCTGTGGTGGCCAACGTGGTGGAGACCATCCCCTGCCGTGTCTCGTCtggcttttcctcctcctcctccttttcctctgctgctgtggcccaggcAGTGCCTTGTGGAGACCGCTACCCACTGGCTTTCTTCTGCATGGACACAGCTTGCGTGCTCATCTTCACGGGCGAGTACCTGCTGCGGTTGTTCGCGGCACCCAGCCGGTGTCGCTTTGCCCGCAGCGTGATGAGCGTCATTGATGTGGTGGCCATCCTCCCCTACTACATCAGCTTGGCTGTGCCAGACAACGAGGATCTGAGTGGGGCCTTTGTGACACTGCGGGTCTTCCGGGTCTTCCGCATCTTCAAGTTCTCACGCCACAGCCAGGGCCTGCGCATCCTGGGCTACACGCTGCAGAGCTGTGCCTctgagctgggcttcctgctcttcTCGCTTACCATGGCCATTGTCATCTTCGCCACTGTCATGTTCTATGCCGAGAAGAGCACACCCGGCACCAACTTCACCAGCATCCCCGCTGCTTTCTGGTACACCATTGTCACCATGACCACACTCGG GTATGGGGACATGGTGCCATCCACCATTGCAGGGAAGATCTTCGGCTCCATCTGCTCACTCTCAGGGGTGCTGGTAATTGCGCTGCCTGTCCCCGTCATCGTCTCCAACTTCAGCCGCATCTATCACCAGAACCAGCGTGCCGACAAGCGCCGTGCCCAGCAg aagGTGCGCCTGGCCCGGATCCGGCTGGCCAAGAGCGGGACGACCAAAGCCTTCCTGCAGTACAAGCATAGCAACGACCTCGAG gagctGGACGgccacccccaggcccctggGCTACGGACCTGTTCGGCTTTCGAGTTGCAGCACCATCACCTGCTTCACTGCCTGGAGAAAACCACG AACCATGAGTTTGCAGCAGAGCGGGGGGTGTCGCCAGGGGCACGGTCAGGGAGGAGCCTGTCGCTGTCCTCGAGTGGGGCCCCATCTCCGGGTGGATCCTGTTGCCCCCGGCGACCACGCCACCGCCCCCTCCGCCTTGGTTCCACCCCATCAGGCAGCCGGGCCATTGCCCAGGAGCTCAGCACCCTGCAGGGCCTCAAGGGGCCAGCTCACAG
- the KCND1 gene encoding potassium voltage-gated channel subfamily D member 1 isoform X1: protein MAAGVAAWLPLARAAAVGWLPLAQQPLPPPPPLPPGHGPNPRPTAGPERLVLNVSGRRFETWRATLERYPDTLLGGAERDFFYDEEAGEIFLDRDPEVFRYVLNFYRTGHLHCPRHECIQAYDEELSFYGLAPELVGDCCLEDYRDRKKENLERLAEDEEAEGLAEAASQPPSAASPPPSARQRLWRAFENPHASTTALVFYYVTGFFIAVSVVANVVETIPCRVSSGFSSSSSFSSAAVAQAVPCGDRYPLAFFCMDTACVLIFTGEYLLRLFAAPSRCRFARSVMSVIDVVAILPYYISLAVPDNEDLSGAFVTLRVFRVFRIFKFSRHSQGLRILGYTLQSCASELGFLLFSLTMAIVIFATVMFYAEKSTPGTNFTSIPAAFWYTIVTMTTLGYGDMVPSTIAGKIFGSICSLSGVLVIALPVPVIVSNFSRIYHQNQRADKRRAQQKVRLARIRLAKSGTTKAFLQYKHSNDLEELDGHPQAPGLRTCSAFELQHHHLLHCLEKTTNHEFAAERGVSPGARSGRSLSLSSSGAPSPGGSCCPRRPRHRPLRLGSTPSGSRAIAQELSTLQGLKGPAHSRSSLNATPAPDTLKLSYEAAALAAAIISIPTPPANTPDESPPPAPRPPPLHISSL, encoded by the exons atggcagcaggagtggcagcctggctccccctagCCCGAGCAGCAGCTGTCGGCTGGctccccctggcccagcagcccctgcccccacctcctcccctgccaccaggcCATGGCCCCAATCCCCGGCCCACCGCAGGGCCTGAGCGCCTGGTGCTGAATGTAAGCGGACGGCGGTTTGAGACGTGGCGGGCCACGCTGGAGCGCTACCCAGACACGCTGCTGGGGGGCGCCGAGCGGGACTTCTTCTATGATGAGGAGGCTGGTGAGATCTTCCTGGACCGTGATCCTGAGGTCTTCCGCTATGTACTCAACTTCTACCGCACTGGGCACCTCCACTGCCCCCGACATGAATGCATCCAGGCCTATGACGAAGAGCTCAGCTTCTATGGCCTCGCCCCTGAGCTGGTGGGTGACTGCTGCCTGGAAGACTACCGTGACCGCAAGAAGGAGAACCTTGAGCGACTGGCTGAG GATGAGGAGGCCGAAGGCCTGGCAGAAGCAGCCTCACAGCCCCCATCGGCAGCTTCTCCGCCCCCCTCAGCTCGACAGCGCCTGTGGCGGGCCTTTGAGAACCCCCATGCCAGCACCACAGCCCTGGTCTTCTACTATGTCACTGGCTTCTTCATCGCTGTCTCTGTGGTGGCCAACGTGGTGGAGACCATCCCCTGCCGTGTCTCGTCtggcttttcctcctcctcctccttttcctctgctgctgtggcccaggcAGTGCCTTGTGGAGACCGCTACCCACTGGCTTTCTTCTGCATGGACACAGCTTGCGTGCTCATCTTCACGGGCGAGTACCTGCTGCGGTTGTTCGCGGCACCCAGCCGGTGTCGCTTTGCCCGCAGCGTGATGAGCGTCATTGATGTGGTGGCCATCCTCCCCTACTACATCAGCTTGGCTGTGCCAGACAACGAGGATCTGAGTGGGGCCTTTGTGACACTGCGGGTCTTCCGGGTCTTCCGCATCTTCAAGTTCTCACGCCACAGCCAGGGCCTGCGCATCCTGGGCTACACGCTGCAGAGCTGTGCCTctgagctgggcttcctgctcttcTCGCTTACCATGGCCATTGTCATCTTCGCCACTGTCATGTTCTATGCCGAGAAGAGCACACCCGGCACCAACTTCACCAGCATCCCCGCTGCTTTCTGGTACACCATTGTCACCATGACCACACTCGG GTATGGGGACATGGTGCCATCCACCATTGCAGGGAAGATCTTCGGCTCCATCTGCTCACTCTCAGGGGTGCTGGTAATTGCGCTGCCTGTCCCCGTCATCGTCTCCAACTTCAGCCGCATCTATCACCAGAACCAGCGTGCCGACAAGCGCCGTGCCCAGCAg aagGTGCGCCTGGCCCGGATCCGGCTGGCCAAGAGCGGGACGACCAAAGCCTTCCTGCAGTACAAGCATAGCAACGACCTCGAG gagctGGACGgccacccccaggcccctggGCTACGGACCTGTTCGGCTTTCGAGTTGCAGCACCATCACCTGCTTCACTGCCTGGAGAAAACCACG AACCATGAGTTTGCAGCAGAGCGGGGGGTGTCGCCAGGGGCACGGTCAGGGAGGAGCCTGTCGCTGTCCTCGAGTGGGGCCCCATCTCCGGGTGGATCCTGTTGCCCCCGGCGACCACGCCACCGCCCCCTCCGCCTTGGTTCCACCCCATCAGGCAGCCGGGCCATTGCCCAGGAGCTCAGCACCCTGCAGGGCCTCAAGGGGCCAGCTCACAG